Part of the Gordonia crocea genome is shown below.
GGGATGTCCGACGTCTACGTGGTGATCGATCCGCAGGACCATCCGATCGCGCTCGTGCGGGAGAAGGGGCGCCGCGCCTCGTCGGTGATGGTCGTGCGCCCGGCGACGCTGCGTTGAGCTGACTACGCCGGCGCGACGACGGCGTCGGCGACCAAACGCGCGACGTCGTCGTCGGTGCAGGCCGACGTGGGGATCAAGAAGTGGGTGAACACCACCCGGACCAGGTGCTCGACCGCGCGCCGGGCGTCCGGGCGCAGTGCTTCGGCCACCGGTGTCTGGCCGATATGACGCCACACGACCTCGTTCAGAATGGCCACCAGGGTGGGGTGGCCGGAGCCGTCCTCGACGAGGAACGGCGTCAGTTCGGCGCCGTCGTGCCGCAGGATCGCCCGTAGCGCCGGATTCTCGTCGAAGTAGGCCAGGACCTCGCGGACGATGGCGCGCACGGTCGCGGCCGCATCGTCGGCATACCGCACCCGGGCGCTCAGAATCGTCTCCATCGTCGCCAATTCGTGGGCGACGACGGCGTCAATCAGTGCGGCGCGGTTGTCGAACGTGCGGTAGACGCTGGCGCGGCTGACCCCCGCCCGGGTGGCGACCGAGGCCAGCGTGAGGTTGCGCAGACCGGTGTCGGCGATGACCGCCAAGGCCCCGTCGATGACCCGTTGTTCGTCCACGACGCGGATACTACCCAGTCCGCTCGGAACACAATGAGACAATAGTCAGACAATATGTCTCATTGATGCAACACTGACACGTATGACTGATCAGCTGGCGGCCGAACCCGCCCACCGCCCCGGGAGTGGACCCTGGGATGCACAAGAACGCGAATTCGACTACCGCGTCGACGAGATCACCGGCACCGTCCCGGCGTCCCTGCGCGGGGTGCTGTACCGCATCGGGCCGGGCCGCCTCCAGATCGGCGGGCACCGCCTGGGCCACATCTTCGACGGGGACGGAATGGTCTCGCGCTTCGAGATCGGACCCGAGGGAGTCGGCTTCCGCAACCGATACGTGCGGACCCGCCACTTCGCCAAGGCGTCGTCGCGGTGGATCGGCCGGGGGATCGGGACACAGCGGCCGGGCGGTTTTCTGGCCAATGCGTTCCGCCTGCCGGCCAATGTGTCGAATACCAACGTCGTCGCGCACGCGGGCGGGCTGTTCTCACTCTGGGAAGGTGGCCGGCCCTACCGGCTCGACCCGGAGAGTCT
Proteins encoded:
- a CDS encoding TetR/AcrR family transcriptional regulator produces the protein MDEQRVIDGALAVIADTGLRNLTLASVATRAGVSRASVYRTFDNRAALIDAVVAHELATMETILSARVRYADDAAATVRAIVREVLAYFDENPALRAILRHDGAELTPFLVEDGSGHPTLVAILNEVVWRHIGQTPVAEALRPDARRAVEHLVRVVFTHFLIPTSACTDDDVARLVADAVVAPA